DNA from Helicobacter pylori:
CGCAATTTCTTAAAAATGTATTACAATACGAAATTTCAGTTTCTATTGAGTTACAGACTCTTTGAGAACAAAACGCTAAACCGTTTAGGAAATTTAGGAAATTACCATGCTAAGGCTCGTTAGTAAAACGATTTGTTTGTCTTTAATCGGCTTGTTCAACCCTTTAGAAGCCTTTCAAAAACACCAAAAAGACGGCTTTTTTATAGAAGCCGGGTTTGAAACCGGGCTATTAGAAGGCGCGCAAACTAAAGAAGAAACAATAACCCAAAACACCCAAAACACTCAAAAAATCTATGAAAACCCCCTAACCTACCCCCAAACTAAAGAACAACCCAAAGAACAAAACAAAAGCGATACAGCCACCCCACAAAGCGTCTATGGGAGATACTACATACCCCAAAGCACCATTTTAGAAAAAGCAACCGAACTATTCACTACGGACAATATAGAAAATGGCTTAACTTTTTATTCTCAAAGCCCTGTGTATGCGAATATGGTTAATGGGAGCGTAACCATACAAAACTTTCTGCCTTACAATTTAAACAATGTTGAACTTAGTTTTAAAGACGCTCAAGGCAAGGTAATCAATTTAGGCGTGATAGAGACTATCCCTAAAGATTCTCAAATCATTCTGCCTGCAAGCTTGTTTAATGATTCAGAGTTTGAACAAGCTGATAGCTTTAATTACCAACAACTTCAAGCCACTGCCACACAATTTTCTGATGCTAACACGCAAAGTTTGTTTGAAAAGCTCAGCCAAATCACAACCAATGTAACGATGAGTTATGAAAACGCCGATACCAACAATTTTAAAGGTAATTGCCATGATTGTGTGTCAGATTTCACCCCACAAACCGCAGAAGAATTGACCAATTTGATGTTGGATATGATTGCGGTGTTTGACTCTAAATCTTGGGAAGAAGCCGTTTTAAACGCTCCTTTCCAATTTTCTAACAGCTCATCAGAGTGCGGCTCTGACTTTCCTAAGTGCGTGAATCCTTTCAATAACGGGCGTGTCGCTCCCATCTATGAAAAATACGTGCTAACCCCACAATCCGTTATAGATGCGTTTAGAAGAACGATCAATCTTGAAGTGAATATCCTAAAATCAGGGTTTGTAGGGCTAGGGTATGAACTTGATGATAATGATGGTAATCTTGGGATAGAAGCTTCTGCCTTAAATCCTGAAAAATTGTTTGGTAAAACTTTGAACAAAGTTGATATTGTGGAATTAAGAGACATTATCCATGAATTTAGCCACACTAAAGGCTATACGCATAATGGGAACATGACTTATCAAAGGGTGCGCTTGTGTCAAGAAAACGGCGGAGCCATACAAGAATGTGAGGGTGGAAAAGAAGAATTAGTCAATGGGAAAGAAGAATTAAAATTTACAAATGGTAAAGAAGTGAAAGATCAGGATGGTTACACCTATGATGTATGTTCTTTTTATAAGGACAACTACCAAGTCTATACAGCGGGCAATTACCCCAATTCCATCTACACCAATTGCGCTCAAGTCCCCGCTGGGCTTATAGGGGTTACTACCGCTGTTTGGCAACAGCTCATCAATCAAAACGCCCTCCCCATTAATTTCGCTAACCTAAATAGCCAAACCAGCCATTTAAACGCTGGGTTGAATGCGCAAAATTTTGCAACCTCTATGGTCAGTGCGATCACGCAAAATTTTTCCACCACTTCCACCACCACTTACCACTCTTCAAGTAAAAATTTTAGAAGCCCTATTTTAGGGGTTAATGTTAAAATAGGCTACCAACATTATTTCAATGACTACATCGGGTTAGCCTATTACGGCATCATCAAATACAACTACGCTCAAGCTAACGATGAAAAAATCCAGCAATTAAGCTATGGTGGGGGAATGGATGTGCTGTTTGATTTCATCACCACTTACACCAATAAAAAGCAAGACCATCCAACTAAAAAAGTTTTTGCTTCTTCTTTTGGGGTGTTTGGGGGGTTAAGGGGCTTATACAATAGCTACTATGTCTTCAATCAAGTCAAAGGAAGCGGTAATTTAGATATAGTAACCGGGTTTAATTACCGCTACAAGCATTCTAAATATTCCATAGGCGTTAGCGTTCCTTTAATCCAAAGCGGTATTAAGATCGCTTCTAATAATGGTATCTATGCAGACTCTGTTATTTTGAATGAAGGGGGCAGTCATTTTAAGGTGTTTTTTAATTACGGGTGGATTTTTTAAATTTTAAAACTTTGCTTTACTTGAAGTTTTTTAGCAAAAAATTAAGTTTTTAGAATTTGTTTTTAAAACTTTTGCAATGCCCCCTAAATTTGCGCGATACTCGCTACAAACACGCACGCGCTCTCAGACTTTAGCACCATATCTAACGGGATGCGATAAATTTCACGCTCTTTAAAATACTCCCTTTCTTGTTCGCTAAAGCCTCCTTCAGGCCCTATGATAATACCCTTTTCAAAATTCGCGCTTGCGGGTAAGGTTTCGCCGTTAAAATCCAAAACGCTCGCTTTTGGGTAGGTGTTTAACATTTCTTTGGTGTTTGGAAACGCTTCCAATTCCATTAAAACGCTGCGGCCACATTGCTCGCAAGAATGGATCAAAATCTTTTGGAAGCGCTCTAATTTGGCGCTGTCTATTTTTTCATTACGCTGGCTAAAATCCGCATAGAACAAACTCAACTTGCTCACGCCTAACTGGTTTAAAAAAGGCAAAATTTTTTCAACGCTTTTGATTTCAATCACGCTTAAAATCAAATGCGTTTTTTTATTAGCCATAATCTCTAATGGTTGTGCACCCACTAGCCTTAAAAGGGCGTGTTTTTTAGTGATTTCTGCATGCTCATAGGTGTATAAAAAGCCGTCTTTTAAATTCCTTAAATCCAAACGACTCGCGCTTTTGATACGCCTTGAACGGTATAAATGGATGTAACTCTCGCTTTCTATTTTTAAAGTAGGCTCTTTGGCTAAAGGGTGGTAGACAAAACGCATTCAAATGCCCATTAACACAACAATAAGAATCGTTTCTAAAAAATACAGGATTTTAGCTTTTTTGATATAGGCTTTCATCCTTTCTTTTTTGGTGATAGCGAATTTCACGCTTTTATGGCGTTTGATTTCTGCTATCAGCATCAACAATAACCCTAAAAGCATGACAACAGCGCTAAAAGAAAATTCAAATTGTTGCATCGCCCAAATAAAAACCCCACTCAAAAGAGCGATGCTTAAAAGAATGTAAATCGCTGGCATGACAAGATAGATTTTTCGGTTCAATTGGATGAAATTTTTTTCTTTAAAAAGGGTGTAAAGATTGATCATAAACGCTAGGGCGAGCAAGGCGGCAAAAAAGGCATGGATCAGCAAAGATTGAGCCATCACAGAAGAATCTTGTGTATTTAATGCTTGCAAACTCATCTCTAACATTAACTTCTTTCTAACGATTTATTTTTTATTAATCGTTTTATTTTAGCATGCACTAATGAATTTGATCAATGAAAAGCTTAATAATTTAGAAAATAACGCCGCAAAATCCCCCAAAGAAGCGGTTGTTCTTTTGAATATGGGAGGGCCTAACAGCCTTTATGAAGTGGGGGTGTTTTTAAAAAACATGTTTGATGACCCCTTTATCCTTACCATTAAAAATAATTTCATGCGTAAAATGGTGGGTAAAATGATCGTCAGTAGCCGCATAGAAAAATCCAAAAAAATCTATGAAAAATTAGGAGGCAAATCCCCTTTAACACCTATCACATTCGCCCTTACAGAGCGTTTGAACGAATTGGATCCTTCTCGTTTTTACACTTATGCGATGCGTTATACCCCCCCTTATGCGTCTATGGTTTTGCAAGATTTAGCCTTAAAAGAAATAGAAAGCCTGGTGTTTTTTTCCATGTATCCGCAATATTCTAGCACCACCACGCTTTCTAGTTTCAATGACGCTTTTAGCGCTCTCAAATCCTTAGAAACTTTCCGCCCCAAGGTGCGAGTGATAGAACGCTTTTATGCTGACAAAAAGCTTAATGAAATCATTTTAAACACGATTTTAAGCACCCTAAACAACCGCAAAAGCCAGGATTTTGTCTTAATCTTTTCCGTCCATGGATTGCCTAAAAGCATTGTTGATGCCGGCGATACTTACCAGCAAGAATGCGAACACCATGTGAGTTTGTTAAAAGAGTTGATGCAGCAAAAAAATATCCCTTTTAAAGAGGTTTTACTCTCTTATCAATCCAAGCTAGGGCCTATGAAATGGCTAGAGCCAAGCACTGAAGAATTGATAGAAAAGCACCGCAAGTCTAATATCATTATCTACCCTTTAGCTTTCACGATTGACAATTCTGAAACGCTTTATGAATTAGACATGCAATACCGCTTGATGGCAGAGCGCTTAGCGGTTAAGGAATATTTGGTTTGCCCATGCTTAAACGATTCCATAGAGTTTGCAAAATTTATCATTGAATTAGTGAAAAACCTTAAAAGTGAGTGAAATCTGCATAAAAAAGCGATTATTATAGTAAAATACCGGGTTTTCAAATCTATTAAACAATAAAGGTTATTACATGTTTTCACTTTCTTATGTTTCCAAGAAATTTTTAAGCGTGTTGCTGTTGATTTCGCTGTTTTTAAGCGCTTGCAAATCCAACAATAAAGACAAATTAGACGAAAATCTTTTAAGCTCCGGCTCTCAAAGCTCCAAAGAATTGAACGATGAGCGAGACAATATAGACAAAAAGAGCTACGCTGGTTTAGAAGATGTTTTTTTAGACAACAAGTCCATTAGCCCTAATGATAAATACATGCTTTTAGTTTTTGGGCGCAATGGTTGCTCCTATTGCGAAAGGCTTAAAAAAGATCTCAAAAATGTCAAAGAATTGCGCAACTATATTAAAGAGCATTTTAGCGCTTACTATGTCAATATCAGCTATTCTAAAGAGCATAATTTTAAAGTCGGCGATAAGGATAAAAATGATGAAAAAGAAATCAAAATGTCCACCGAAGAATTAGCACAAATTTATGCCGTCCAATCCACCCCTACGATTGTTTTATCCGATAAAACCGGCAAAACCATCTATGAATTGCCGGGCTATATGCCTTCTGTGCAATTTTTAGCCGTGTTAGAATTTATCGGCGATGGGAAGTATCAAGACACGAAAAACGATGAGGATCTCACTAAAAAATTAAAGGCTTACATCAAGTATAAAACCAACCTTTCTAAGAGCAAGTCCAGCTAGAGAATGAGAATGAAAAACCTTAAGAGCTTGCTCTCTTTTTTGTTCGCTTCTTTTTGGGTCGCTATCCCTTTAATCGCGCTCTACGCTTGTGCGTGCGCGATAGCCACTTTTATAGAAAACGATTACGGCACGAGCGCGAGTAAGGCTATCGTGTATAACACCCCTTGGTTTAATTTTTTGCATGCGTATTTGTTGGTGGTTTTAATAGGCACATTCATCAATTCTAAAGCTTTAGAGCGCAAAAGGTATGCGAGCCTTTTTTTCCACAGCTCCTTGATTTTCATCATTTTAGGGGCAGCGATCACGCGCTTTTTTGGCGTGGAAGGCCTTATGCATGTGCGAGAAAACAGCACGCAAAGCTCTTTTGAAAGCGCGGACACTTACCTTAATATCACCCTAAATGACGAAAAAAAACTTTCTTTAAAAACGCCTTTAACCTTTTATTATTCCAAACGATTAAAACCCATTCATACCACATTAGATCACAAGCCTTTGATTTTAGAACCTTTAGAGATTTACAAGCAAAACGCCATTAAAAAAGATGACGCTACCATTTTAGTGTTGAAAGCGACTTATAACGGCGTGAGCCACAAATTCAACCTCATTAAAAACAACAGGAATGAAGGCATAGAAGAAAGCGAGATGTTTAAAGACGACAAGCTCTCTTTAAGTTTTGGATCCGCTTATATTGAATTGCCCTTTCAAATCAAACTGAAGCGTTTTGAATTAGAGCGCTACGCTGGCTCTATGAGTCCCTCATCTTACGCTTCAGAAGTGGAAGTGTTGAAATTGGATAACACCTTAATCAAACCTTATAGGATTTTCATGAACCATGTCTTAGATTATGAAGGCTATCGCTTTTTCCAATCTTCCTACGACATGGATGAAAAAGGCACGATCCTTTCTGTCAATAAAGATCCGGGTAAAATCCCCACTTATTTAGGGTATGCGATGCTTATTTTGGGGGCTTTGTGGTTGCTTTTGGATAAAAAGGGGCGTTTTTTAAAGCTTTCACGCTTTTTAAAATCCCAACAAATCGCTAGTTTCTTATTCGCTTTAATTCTAGTCAGCCCTTTTACTTCTTCGTTCGCCAATGAAGGCCAAATTGACATGCATGGGGGCAAAAGCGCTAAAATTGAGCGACAAAAGATAGAAAATCCCACCAATAAAGAAGATTCTAAAAGCACGATTTTAGAGCGTTTGAAACGTTTAAGAGAGTATTCCAAAGACCACTTAAAAGCCTTTCAAAGGCTTCAAGTCCAAGATTTTGATGGGCGTATCAAACCCCTTGATACCATCAGCATTGAATACATTCATAAGATTTTAAGGAAAGATGATTTTCAAGGGCTAAACGCCATGCAGGTGCTTTTAGGGATCATGTTTTTCCCTAACGATTGGCGTAGCGTTAAGATGATTTACGCTTCCAATAAAGCCTTAAGAAAGCTTATCGGCACGCCTTTAGACGAAAGCCGTATCGCTTTTAGAGATGCGTTTGATAGCCGTGGGTATAAATTAAAAAATTTGGTTGAAGAAGTCAATCAAAAATCCCCCAATGCGCGCAACGAGTTGGATAAAGACGCGCTAAAAGTAGATGAACGCATCAACTTAGTCTATACGCTTTTTAGCGCTCAATTTTTACGCATTTTCCCTAGCGATAAAACCACCGCTTGGCTCTCGCCCATTGAAGCGATCAACAGCCCCAATAAGGAAATTTCAAGCGTGGCAACGGAGTTCTTAAAAAATATTTTTAGCGGGTTTGATGACGCTTTAAAAACCAACCAATGGGATAAAGTAGGAAAAACCCTAAAAGATTTAAGCGTCTATCAGCAAGAGCATGCCAAAAACCTCTATTTATCTTCTTCTAAAGTGGATTCTGAAATTTTCTTAAACCACACCAATTTTTTTAACAGCCTGACCTTGCCTTATATCTTTCTTGGGTTGTTGCTTTTTATCGTTGTGATCAGCTCTTTGGTTAAAAACACGACTCCAAATATTTGGCTCACTAAAATCCTTTATATGGCTATCTTGCTTTGCGCGATCGCTCATTCTATGGGGTTAATCTTGCGTTGGTATGTGAGCGGGCATTCGCCTTGGAGTAACGCTTATGAATCCATGCTTTATATCGCATGGGCTTCTGTTATCGCAGGGTTTGTTTTACGCTCCAAACTCGCGCTATCGGCTTCTAGCTTTTTGGCCGGTATCGCGCTCTTTGTGGCTCATTTAGGCTTTATGGACCCTCAAATCGGCCCTTTAGTGCCGGTGTTAAAATCCTATTGGCTCAATATCCATGTCTCTATCATCACCGCTAGTTATGGCTTTTTGGGCTTGTGTTTTGTGCTAGGGATTTTAAGTTTGGTTTTGTTTATTTTGCGCAAACAAGGGCGTTTCAATTTGGACAAAACCATCCTTTCCATTAGCGCTATCAATGAAATGAGCATGATTTTAGGCC
Protein-coding regions in this window:
- a CDS encoding 16S rRNA (uracil(1498)-N(3))-methyltransferase, encoding MRFVYHPLAKEPTLKIESESYIHLYRSRRIKSASRLDLRNLKDGFLYTYEHAEITKKHALLRLVGAQPLEIMANKKTHLILSVIEIKSVEKILPFLNQLGVSKLSLFYADFSQRNEKIDSAKLERFQKILIHSCEQCGRSVLMELEAFPNTKEMLNTYPKASVLDFNGETLPASANFEKGIIIGPEGGFSEQEREYFKEREIYRIPLDMVLKSESACVFVASIAQI
- the ccsA gene encoding cytochrome c biogenesis protein encodes the protein MKNLKSLLSFLFASFWVAIPLIALYACACAIATFIENDYGTSASKAIVYNTPWFNFLHAYLLVVLIGTFINSKALERKRYASLFFHSSLIFIILGAAITRFFGVEGLMHVRENSTQSSFESADTYLNITLNDEKKLSLKTPLTFYYSKRLKPIHTTLDHKPLILEPLEIYKQNAIKKDDATILVLKATYNGVSHKFNLIKNNRNEGIEESEMFKDDKLSLSFGSAYIELPFQIKLKRFELERYAGSMSPSSYASEVEVLKLDNTLIKPYRIFMNHVLDYEGYRFFQSSYDMDEKGTILSVNKDPGKIPTYLGYAMLILGALWLLLDKKGRFLKLSRFLKSQQIASFLFALILVSPFTSSFANEGQIDMHGGKSAKIERQKIENPTNKEDSKSTILERLKRLREYSKDHLKAFQRLQVQDFDGRIKPLDTISIEYIHKILRKDDFQGLNAMQVLLGIMFFPNDWRSVKMIYASNKALRKLIGTPLDESRIAFRDAFDSRGYKLKNLVEEVNQKSPNARNELDKDALKVDERINLVYTLFSAQFLRIFPSDKTTAWLSPIEAINSPNKEISSVATEFLKNIFSGFDDALKTNQWDKVGKTLKDLSVYQQEHAKNLYLSSSKVDSEIFLNHTNFFNSLTLPYIFLGLLLFIVVISSLVKNTTPNIWLTKILYMAILLCAIAHSMGLILRWYVSGHSPWSNAYESMLYIAWASVIAGFVLRSKLALSASSFLAGIALFVAHLGFMDPQIGPLVPVLKSYWLNIHVSIITASYGFLGLCFVLGILSLVLFILRKQGRFNLDKTILSISAINEMSMILGLFMLTAGNFLGGVWANESWGRYWGWDPKETWALISICVYALILHLRFLGSQNWPFILASSSALGFYSVLMTYFGVNYYLSGLHSYAAGDPLPIPTFLYFLVAIPFALVILAYFKRHLSLPKLV
- the hemH gene encoding ferrochelatase, with the protein product MNLINEKLNNLENNAAKSPKEAVVLLNMGGPNSLYEVGVFLKNMFDDPFILTIKNNFMRKMVGKMIVSSRIEKSKKIYEKLGGKSPLTPITFALTERLNELDPSRFYTYAMRYTPPYASMVLQDLALKEIESLVFFSMYPQYSSTTTLSSFNDAFSALKSLETFRPKVRVIERFYADKKLNEIILNTILSTLNNRKSQDFVLIFSVHGLPKSIVDAGDTYQQECEHHVSLLKELMQQKNIPFKEVLLSYQSKLGPMKWLEPSTEELIEKHRKSNIIIYPLAFTIDNSETLYELDMQYRLMAERLAVKEYLVCPCLNDSIEFAKFIIELVKNLKSE
- a CDS encoding SoxW family protein: MFSLSYVSKKFLSVLLLISLFLSACKSNNKDKLDENLLSSGSQSSKELNDERDNIDKKSYAGLEDVFLDNKSISPNDKYMLLVFGRNGCSYCERLKKDLKNVKELRNYIKEHFSAYYVNISYSKEHNFKVGDKDKNDEKEIKMSTEELAQIYAVQSTPTIVLSDKTGKTIYELPGYMPSVQFLAVLEFIGDGKYQDTKNDEDLTKKLKAYIKYKTNLSKSKSS